The nucleotide window atccgaaggacggcaAGGGAAGTTTCAGGGAAAGGAACTCCTAAGGCTTCACCAAACATTTTGCACAATTACacgctcccaactttgtgggatcagtttgtggacggccccttcctgtcccagcatgactgcgctccagtgcacaaagcgtcgctccataaagacatggatgaggagtttggtgtggaggaacttgactggcctgcacagagtcctgagctcaacccgatagaacagctttgggatgaattcgagcggagactgagagccaggccttctcgtccaacatcagtgcctgacctcacaaatgagcttctagaagaatgggcaaaattccccataaacacactcctaaaccttgaggaaagccttcccagaagagctggagctgttagagagggtgggccgactccagattaaaccccacgggttaacaatgggatggcattaaagctcATGAGCATTTGAAGACATTTAGTAATCGATTTTCTATGGTTtattcaagaaacatttaagaATCAAAAAGAGAATCTTGATTCCCTTGTAAGACACAACTTTTCCAGCTAGGCTTACATTCTGAACTCTTATCTGATTCAGGCTGAAATGATTATTTAATGTGTTCGATGTTACGCACTGCATAACAACTGATTCTTTTCCGAtcagtgatgagagctgaggtaactGGGGAGAAGATCATACCTGAAGATGACAATAGAGGAGGCATGAGAGAAATTCAATATGAAATCAAAGTGATAAAGGTGAGCTCAAGTACTTGATGATCACATGAATATTctgttataatgttataatgatCTGGAATAGCATGCTTTGGCCTGACGTCCCATTCAGAATAGTCGATGATTTAAATGGAGAGTTACAGTCTCTTTAGGGTTCAAACATGAATTAGTGATGGGCGCTTTGGAAACACGCTTCAaaatcatttgtttttgtgattactAAACCAGACAAACCAGTGATTCAGAGCACGTATCAAACTGACAAAGTCACAAGATTTCAGTAAATGAGGCTGTGTTACATCATATTTGAAAAGTTAAAAAATGTCAATGGTTCGCCACTAAGGCGGTGATGAGAACAGTCAAACAGTCAAACAGTGTCTTTTATTTTTACCTGATCTCTGATCAATTTTATACATTGTAATTAATACACTATTGAACCAGTGAATCATTTTGCAAATCAATTGGTCCAAAGTTTTGAAAAGCTTAGTTTCTGGCATCACTAACATAAACCTTGAATTCGAGGCTTCACAAAGTGTTTCCGTAGCGTCCGTCACTATAGAgactattttaaaaaatggatcTGCAGACCCAAAACACAATCCACTGCTATACAATACCAAACTTGTGTTTTTGCAGGTGTTCAAAGGTTCTGACAAAATAAAGCAAATCCAGCATGTCTACACGAGCGTGATGTCTTCAGTTTGTGGGACCAAACTGGACCACACCCAGTATCTGCTTTCAGGTAAACACAAAGTTCTGCTATGAAGCTCTAGATGGTGCAGGCTGATCGGTCCTTAACTCAATCTGCTTGCAATCACATCATAGGGCACAGATGATTGGTTCTTGTTGTATGCAGTAGCCATTGAGTTTGCTGCGTAAacctccaccttccccagctccacctgtatagatctgctatGGGTCAAACACTATATTGTATATGGCAAGCTGGTTTAACATTTAATCCTTAAAGCTAGTATCAATTACCATgctattagtattttttttagataaataagtatattttaaaaaggtaCTAGTACCTAAAGAATAAGTACTTAATCTAATAGATACTAGTACCTTTTTCTAAATATACTATTAGttattcattagacactagtactcattcattagacattagtactcattcattagacactagtactcattcattagacaatagtactcattcattagacaccagtactcattcattagacactagtactcattcattagacaatagtactcattcattagacaatagtactcattcattagacaccagtactcattcattagacactagtactcattcattagacactagtactcattcattagacactagtactcattcattagatgctagtactcattcattagacactagtactcattcattagatactagtactcattcattagacactagtactcattcattagacaccagtactcattcattagacactagtactcattcattagacactagtactcattcattagacactagtactcattcattagatgctagtactcattcattagacactagtactcattcattagataatagtactcattcattagacactagtactcattcattagacactagtactcattcattagacactagtactcattcattagacactagtactcattcattagacactagtactcattcattagacactagtactcattcattagacactagtactcattcattagataatagtactcattcattagacactagtactcatttaTTAGATAcaagtactcattcattagatactagtactcattcattagatattagtactcattcattagacactagtactcattcattagacactagtactcattcattagatacaagtactcattcattagatactagtactcattcattagataatagtactcattcatttagacactagtactcattcattagatactagtactcattcattagatactagtactcattcattagacactagtactcattcattagatactattactcattcattagacactagtactcattcattagatactagtactcattcattagatactagtactcattcattagacactagtactcattcattagatacaagtactcattcattagatactagtactcattcattagataatagtactcattcattagacactagtactcattcattagatactagtactcattcattagacactagtactcattcattagacactagtactcatccattagatactagtacttattcattagatactagtactcattcattagacactagtactcattcattagacactagtactcattcattagacactagtactcattcattagatacgagtacttattcattagatactagtactcattcattagacactagtactcattcattagatactagtacttattcattagatactagtactcattcattagatactagtactcattcattagacactagtactcattcattagacactagtactcatttattagacactagtactcattcattagatacTAGTGCTCATTCaatagacactagtactcattcattagatactagtactcattcattagatactagtactcattcattagacactagtactcaatactagtactcattcattagatactagtactcaatactagtactcattcattagatactagtactcattcattagatactagtactcattcattagataatagtactcattcattagacactagtactcattcattagatactagtacttattcattagatacaagtactcattcattagacactagtactcattcattagacactagtactcattcattagacactagtactcattcattcaatactagtacttattcattagacactagtactcattcattagacactagtactcattcattagacactagtactcattcattcgatactagtacttattcattagatactagtcctcattcattagacactagtactcattcattagatactagtacttattcattagatactagtactcattcattagacactagtactcattcattagacactagtactcattcattagacactagtactcattcattcgatactagtacttattcattagatactagtactcattcattagacactagtactcattcattagacactagtactcattcattagatactagtactcatccgttagacactagtactcattcattcgatactagtacttattcattagatactagtactcattcattagacactagtactcattcattagatactagtacttattcattagatactagtactcattcattagacactagtactcattcattagacactagtactcattcattagacactagtactcattcattagatacTAGTGCTCATTCaatagacactagtactcattcattagatactagtactcattcattagacactagtactcattcattagatactagtactcaatactagtactcattcattcgATAcaagtactcattcattagatactagtactcattcattagacactagtactcattcattagatactagtactcattcattagatactagtactcattcattagatactagtactcattcattagataatagcactcattcattagatacaagtactcattcattagacactagtactcattcattagacactagtactcattcattagacactagtactcattcattagacactagtactcattaattagatactagtactcattcattaaatactagtactcattcattagatactagtactcattcattagatactagtactcaaTACTAGTACTCTttcattagatactagtactaaTTCATTAGATAATAGCACTCATTCATTAGATAcaagtactcattcattagataatagtactcattcattagataatagcactcattcattagatacaagtactcattcattagatactagtactcattcattagatactagtactcattcattagacactagtactcattcattagacactagtactcattcattagatactagtactcattcattagagactagtactcattcattagacactagtactcattcattagacactagtactcattcattagatactagtactcattcattagatactagtactcaaTACTAGTACTCTttcattagatactagtactcattcattagataatagcactcattcattagatacaagtactcattcattagataatagtactcattcattagataatagcactcattcattagatacaagtactcattcattagatactagtactcattcattagatactagtactcattcattagatactagtactcattcattagacactagtactcattcattagacactagtactcattcattagacactagtactcattcattagacactagtactcattcattagacactagtactcattcattagacactagtactcattctttagatactagtactcattcattagacactagtactcattcattagacactagtactcattcattagacactagtactcattcattagacactagtactcattcattagacactagtactcattcattagacactagtactcattcattagacactagtactcattcattagatgctagtactcattcattagacactagtactcattcattagacactagtactcattcattagacactagcactcattcattagatacaagtactcattcattagatactagtactcattcattagatactagtactcattcattagacactagtactcattcattagacactagtactcattcattagacactagtactcattcattagacactagtactcattcattagacactagtactcattcattagacactagtactcattctttagacactagtactcattcattagacactagtactcattcattagacactagtactcattcattagacactagtactcattctttagatactagtactcattcattagacactagtactcattcattagacactagtactcattcattagacactagtactcattcattagacactagtactcattcattagacactagtactcattcattagatactagtactcattcattagacactagtactcattcattagataataatactcattcattagatactagtactcattcattagataataatactcattcattagacactagtactcattcattagatactagtactcattcattagatactagtactcattcattagataataatactcattcattagatactagtactcattcattagataataatactcattcattagatactagtactcattcattagataataatactcattcattagatactagtactcattcattagataatagtactcattcattagatactagtactcattcattagacactagtactcattcattagacactagtactcattcattagacactagtactcattcattagatactagtactcattcattagacactagtactcattcattagacactagtactcattcattagataataatactcattcattagatactagtactcattcattagacaataatactcattcattagacactagtactcattcattagatactagtactcattcattagatactagtactcattcattagataataatactcattcattagatactagtactcattcattagataataatactcattcattagatactagtactcattcattagataataatactcattcattagatactagtactcattcattagataatagtactcattcattagatactagtactcattcattagacactagtactcattcattagacactagtactcattcattagacactagtactcattcattagatactagtactcattcattagacactagtactcattcattagacactagtactcattcattagatactagtactcattcattagacactagtactcattcattagatacTTGTACTTATCTAttgaataagtactagtatatccccggttccacctgaccaagtgtcgaagtgtccatgagcaagacacctaaccccagctgctcccgacgagctggatggcgccttacatggctgacatcgccgtcggtgtatgaatgggtgaatgtgaggcaaaaatataaagcgctttggataaaagcgctatataaatgcagtccatttaccagtATATATTGAATCTAGTATCTAATGAAGAAGTACCAGTATTTAAGTGAATAGATACCAGGCTCTAAAAAATAAGTACTAATAGCGTGAAAATAGATACTACTACATTTTAAAGATTAAATGTTAATGTTTCGCCAACAAAGACACATGACTGTTTTGCGTCTCTGAGCAACACAAAGCAATGAATTAATGAATCAGACgaattaatgattcaatgactcactcattaaaagtgacttgctgccacctactggcggttttactttcacatttaaagtatcttttaatttttttaataatttcaaaTAGCAATATTCAAATTTAAATCATCAGCACATTATTCATGCACATGTGTAACTGTAGGTTAAACTCATTCATGTTTCTCTGAGCTCATCGAACAGTCTGTAAATGATCTTCAGATGCAGCTTCTGTGTTTCCTCTGCACTGCAAAGATCAGTTTAGTTGATTATGGATACAGAAAGATCCACATGGAAGATTTTATCAGATTTTTCAGACTTAAGGGAGACTCTTCCCTAATTTAACATGAAACACAGACTAACATTATGAATGGACCTCTGGGAATATACAACAATAATGAAATATATGTCTGTTTCCTGTCTCTTAGGAAACATCATGTCTGATAAATTCTCCGTGACATTGTGTGACTATACTAAGCGCTGGGACAGTCTCTCCTTAATGATGAAAAACAACTTCAAATACAGATATCAGATGGGCTGTGACTGCAAGGTAAGAACGGTTTACTTCAACGATCAAAACATTATAACCACTCACTTCACCCTGGAACCTTTATACAAAATATGACACagctaaaatgttttttgtgtcATCTTTGATACATCAGGCTTTTATGAATCATATGATAGTGAGATTATGGAGGAAATATATATGCAATGGTGCAGATGCTGATATTTATATGGACAAAAAGTGAGATAATCTGATGCTTGTAATGTAAATCAATGAGTTTTTTATAACAGTATAGCAGATAAGGgacataaaatgcatataatatCAATATCTGACAATATGTCTTTGTAAGATGTTATTTAAATGCTTAATTTTATGATCTGTagttttaaaacatataatgcATTGTAATACAGAGATGAACTAATAAACCTTCATATTTGAAACTCATGATTTTTCTAATAAGTAATGTCTGGGTACTCAAGTAAACCTCAGGCGCTTCAGTCCAGTTGAAACACTAACAATATTGAAGTTATTCTTATGCTTACTTGATAAATTCAGGTCAGATTTGACAGTAGAAAGACACGAGGGGACGATAGAAGGATTTTCAGCAAAAATGATTGATGATGTCGATCATTGAAAGGCCTTAGTGCAATGCGTCAAATATTATAGTCATAGAGTTACCATACAAAATCATAATGTTGTTCCCCTGAATTACATTTCTTTAATCTAATATTAAGGACAGGTCAAAGCTATTAACCAGTTAAACAGGTTCTGTAACAATACTAAGAGAACCACTCGTTCACTAAtacatttgagatgttttaacTTGTCCAAACATACTCTGGCGTAAACTGATTTATGAtttataataacaaaaatatgaatgaacgctgtaaaaaatgctcttcttactcagtaattttgtcttgtttctagtctaaatatcaaatgaatcttaaatcaagatgcatttactagatcagtaaaacgacaagATATTTTTTCTCGTTTTCTTGAAAagcaaaatcaaaatgaagtgagtttttgcttataacaggcaaaatgatctgccacactgcaaaaaaaaaatgttcttcttacttagtatttttgtctcatttccagtccaaatatcaaaaaattcttacattaagaaatttACTAGACAAACAAAAgttattttactcaccccattggcagatcattttgcctgttttaagcaaaaactcttaatttagatattttgaaaacaagaaaaaatatcttatgtaattttacttatctagtaaatgcatcttgatttaagaataattagatatttggactggaaacaaaaacaaaaaaaacttaataagatgagccattttttttttttgcagtgaaactATATGTTATTTTGCATTATAATATATCTCAGTGTTGTAATGTCTGAATCGGTGATGTGTGCAGATCTTCTTCTGCACTGAGGGCCGGCCCTGTCCGTCCAGCAGAGAGAACGAGTGTGTGCTGACCGGATGGTCCTCATGGATAGATAATGAGCAAGCCTGCATTCGGCACAGCGACGGATCCTGCAGCTGGTTCACCGGAACGGACACGCCTTCCACAAACCACACCACCGACGCGCGCCTCACAACAAAATCTCAAACTTCATTTCAAACGGATCCTCTGTAACGCCTAAAGAAGCTCGCTTCATTCACAGCTCTAAGGGAATCTTTGGCTTGCTGTAGTTTAATGTGCACTGcacaaaatgctcttcttactcagtatttttgtcttgtttctagtctaaacatctaaaaattcctaaattaagaaacatttactagacaagtaaaagtaattgtcttgttttaggaaaaaataactcaaaatgaagagagtttttgcttaaaataagataaataatctgccaatggggtgagaaaaataatcttaattcaaacagaaaacaagattatttttctcaccccattggcagattatttatcttattttaagcaaaaactctcttcatttagagttatttttttccaaaataagattttttaaacttgtctagtaaatgtttctttaatgtaagaatttttagatattttgaatagaaacgagacaaaaatactaagtaagtaaagcattttttgcagtgtggtatTTTTAACAAGTAATAAAACGTTTTCAAAACATTAAaacctaaaatataaaatggtgACATGATAAAATATAACATGTAATAAAAATGGCCAGGAGCTGGGAAGCTGCCGAATgcgtgtctgtctctctgtgttATGAAGCAATAATGCTCCTGTTGTGCAATAGAGCGGCCGTTTGTCCGTTTGTGGTGCCGATTGTGAAACAGTGTTCATGTCCACATGAGACGCAGCTGCTTATCTTGATCCAGAAGAAAACATCACATACAGGGCCTAAAACTAACATTCGCCAAGTCAAAATCAGCGTTGGTGAGTGAATGAAAcagtagctgcgtttccattaccaTTCAAAGTGTGCTAATTGAAAATACGTCCAATAAAACCGCGTAAATTTAGCAAAAACTCTCATACTTTATATCGCAAAAAAGTGTTTCCGCATTTACAGGTCACCTGGTACAGCGACGCATTGCTGCCACAGGGCCTACATATTCTTTACACTCAATTATGTCGTAATAATAAGATGTTATattatacactgcaaaaatgctcttcttactcagtatttttgtcttgtttccagtcaaaACCTCTAAAAATTcgtacattaagaaacatttactagacaaataaaaattattgtctggttttggggaaaataactcaaaatgaagagattttttgcttaaaataagataaataatctgccaatggagtGAGAAAAATATTGTTGCTTTCTGcttaaattaagattatttttctcaccccattggcagattatttatcttattttaagcaaaaactctcttcattttgagttattttccccaaaacaagacaattacttttgcttgtctagtaaatacttcttgttttaagaattttttgatattttgactagaaacaagacagaaatactgagtaagaagagcattttttgcagtgtaataacGAGATACGTCATTTTCCACAACTTTTTCTCTTAATAACAAGATATGTAATTTTACCAACATATTTTCTCGTAATAAAGAGATATGTcataaaaaagatttttttttcctaataAGGATATCCTACAATAAGGATGTTGTATAGTGATGTGTAGACTACAACATATACCTTAATCCGCATTAGATAATTTAAATAGCCAACACGCCTTTGTCCCACTTCAATGTTTTTATACTATATATTAGTATAAAAGTATAGCATAATATCAGTCTGGCGACCAAGCTAAAACATTTACAATCCAATGGTGAGTCTATTAACACATGTGTGTCGAAGGTTGTGCTTACTTTTGACAGTCaacatatgaaataaaaaaaattatattataggcttatatttaaacatagcctacctacgaaactaaatagactactttttctttttctttaaccCATGGCTGACAAAGGCGCTTTATGACCACGGAAACAACTCACAATACTATACAGATAAGAAGAcatataattataaactataaactgtctacttttatttggcAACACTCACAATAGGGAACAGAATTTTCAGGGAACGGATTATtttgcactcactccaaacgctgtcttcatttcaaaaatgtattttgtttattaaacgcaatgtttttaatttcaaaagcatttctagattcagttcatatttctaGCAAATTAAGTTTcaagccaaaataacaaaatggtaaaagaaaaaacaacttATGTGGCATAATTTTTGGAATGACTTATCACAAGAGGAAAAAAGACGCTTTAACATTGATTAATGGAAACATGTTCACaagttttttatcgacatttagaaaatatcgcaaaagttttgCGCAAGTCTGTAATGGAAATGTGTCTAGTGTCAATCCCCAGCTGGACGGTAACATATGAATTAAACACAGTAAAATCGAATTAGTTAGACTTACTTAAAAAGAGCATGCAAACCAATTgccttaaaacaaaaaaacaagtaacGTCAAATAGGATTAGTATGTGGCGCTGACAAATGCTCAGTTAGTATAGTTGACTTACACAAGAGCTCTAGTAACGACAGAAGAGCTGAGAGCACTTGATCATTTACTTTAGATTTACTCTTGACCTCCTATAGCCACCACTGATGTCTAATGATgcctaatgtgtgtgtgtgactcaagcTTGATCAACTGCAAGATATCGTCACAAATACAGAGGGATTATATCAACCCGATTAAAAGTTAAGGTGTTTATGACATAAGCATTAgcaataaaatgataaatgctTATTATACTACATTAAGGGAAGTACGTTGCTTTTAAAAGGTGAATTAATTTCTGACTAAATCATTAACTATAGGTAATCATTCAGTCAAAAGCTAGGTCAACTTTTTAAAGCAACATATTTATTCCTTCTCTTCCTTTGAAATCAAATAACTGATTTCTTGTTGCTTCGCTGCacgagtacactgtaaaaaaattatttaaaaaataagttacctggttgccttaattttgagttcattgaaattaaaaatttgagttaatacaatgaacacttttgattcaaatattttttaaatattttgtaagcatatttggtaattgtgtgtgttttatttgtgaggGCGCAGTGAAAGATGGCAAATTGTgctttttcatgatttattcgattttttattttgttcagatacaataatatttttgagtttctatttattaaaccaatttctttcattgtatcaactcaaatttttaatttccataaacttcaaatttgaaggcaaccaggttacttactttttttaagttaaactaactatatttttttttacagtgtaggaagagaattacaataatataaatgtCCAAGTGCCGAACCAAAGGGACACTGATCTCCAAAatggtgatttttttattttttttgccagaCAAAATGGCTCTCAAATCAATTAATCTTAACTTGGGGTTTCTGGGTAAACATAGCATAGTATGTGAATAGTACAGATTTTTACAATTAAGTTAAGAAATTAAGTAAAGTTAACTCAAGTGCAAGTTCTCGTTTTGTCAGTGGTCACCATAACTGTTTGGCCGCCAACATTCACCAAATATCCTCTGGTATACGTTATAGTGAAGAAGGAAAGCCATGCcggtttggaaagacatgagtACATGATCAGAACGAGGACTGGA belongs to Pseudorasbora parva isolate DD20220531a chromosome 22, ASM2467924v1, whole genome shotgun sequence and includes:
- the LOC137058392 gene encoding metalloproteinase inhibitor 2-like, encoding MMSVPLCVALLLCVCVCLSESCTCDSGHPQEYFCSSDIVMRAEVTGEKIIPEDDNRGGMREIQYEIKVIKVFKGSDKIKQIQHVYTSVMSSVCGTKLDHTQYLLSGNIMSDKFSVTLCDYTKRWDSLSLMMKNNFKYRYQMGCDCKIFFCTEGRPCPSSRENECVLTGWSSWIDNEQACIRHSDGSCSWFTGTDTPSTNHTTDARLTTKSQTSFQTDPL